The Coraliomargarita parva region CGGAGCCCGTGAGGGTGTAGCTCGGCGAGGATGGCGTTTTCTAGCGATCCCGTGAATTCATCGTGAAGGACTTATCGAAGCCTTTGCTCCCGATAAAGATACAGAACCGATAGGGGATATAGATTCTCAATATAGATAACTATTTAGGTAATATTGGTAAGTAGTTCGTCTTGTCGTAGGTCCTGTTTTTCCATTTCATCGGCTTTCATGAAGACTGTTTACCCCCTTGCTTCTGCTCTACTCTTAACCGTTTCTGCCACCTACGCGCTGGATGGCACCTGGGATACTGCCAATTCCGATCCCGATTATACCGGCAACTGGTCGGATTCGATCAACTGGAGCGGTGGCACCATCGCTTCGGGCACGGATGCCACGGCTACGATCGAGTATTTTACTGCGAGTGGCAGTGGTGGTGCAAATGACGCCACCATCTCCTTGGACAGCCCCTTTACGATCGGCAATATCATTGCCAATGGCAGTGGTAGCGGCAGCACCCACAACTTCACCATTAACGGGCCCAGTACGCTTACGATGGACGTTTCCAGCGGCGCGGCGAGCATTACCACGAATCTATCGAACGGGCGTGACCTGACCGTCAATGTCATCCTGGCCGGCAACGACGGTTTGGACTTAAGTGCGACGAGTGACGGCGATCTCGTGCTGGGCGGCGCCAATACCTACGAGGGCGCCACTACCGTCGATGACGGCATCATCCATGTGACCAGCAACACCGCCTTTGGCGCCACTTCAGGCGTCGCAGGATCGGACACAACAACAATCACTTCCGCTAATGGCGCAATCCGTGTCGGTGATGGCGTCGTTCTAGACGCCGGAGAAACCATTCATACTACTGGTAGTGGAGGGTCCAGTTCCTTCGGGGCGATTCTCGCTATGGATGGCGACACCGCCGAAGTGGCCGGGAATATCGTCATGGACGGCAGCACTCGATTCGGCACCCAAGGCGGCGCCACACTGGAACTCAGCGGGGTGATTTCAGGGGCTGGAGGACAGAACCTCAGCCTCAGCCACGATAATGATTCCGCAACACAGGGCACCTTGATTCTTTCCGGCGCGAATACCTACACCGGTAGCACTTTCATTTACCGTGGCACGATGCAGCTGGCTGATGGGGATAACCGTTTGCCGACGTCGACGGTTGTGCAGTTGGGGCAAGTCAGCTCAGATTCGACACTCGATTTGAACGGCACGGACCAATCCCTCGACGGTATCTTTAATAACCAAGCTGGTGCCAGCACGCGGACCTTGACCAATACGGACAACGGCAATGCTTCGGTGCTGACCCTGACCGGATCGACGGACCGTAGCATGATGGCAGGCGGCGATGACGACACGATCATCACCGGCAACCTCTCTCTGATTCAAGCCGGCAATTCCAACTTCACCCTCGCCGAAACCAATACCTTCACGGGCGACGTAACGGTCAACGCCGGCACGGTGACTTTGGCCGACGGTGCGAGCATGACAGTCTACATTGGCGCCAACGGGGTGAACAATGGATTCTTGGGCACTGCCAATCTCGCTCTGGATGGTCTTCTGATCTTTGACTTGTCCGGCGCCGATGCCACCGCCGGTAACAGCTGGACGATTATCGGGGCAGGCGTCGCCGAATCGTATGGAGCGACCTTTGCCGTACAGGACTTTACCGAGTCGGAAGCGGGTGTGTGGACTTTGGGTGATTACACCTTCACCGAGTCTACCGGTGTTCTGACTATCTCAGCCATTCCCGAGCCCTCAGCCTTTGCTGCGATTCTCGGTGGATTCTGCTTCCTCTTCATCGCGAAGCGTCCCCGTCGGGCCTAAGAACTTTAAACCATATCTACAAAGGAGGTATCCGTATGGGTGCCTCCTTTTTTGTGGGTTTCGATCATGTTTCTGGAACTTCGTCCGACAACGTGTGAAAAGGCCAGCGTAGCTGGCGACCGCTTATGTTCGCTTATTGACGCTTATGTAATATGATAACTACGTTATTTTATCTTTTCCATTCAGAATTATTCCGATGAGGTGTTCACTATGAATGAAAACAGAGAATATATGGGAAGTGTAGGCTATACTTTGATCGGTGCTGCATTTGAGGTGCATCGAGAACAGGGAGGTGGCTTGAGTGAAGAAATCTATCATGAAAGTTTGGAAATGGAGCTTGGTTTTCGCTCGATACCCTTTGTTTCCAAGCAGGAGCTTTCAGTTTACTACAAAGGTCATATTCTGGAGAAGAAGTTTGTTCCGGATCTCTACGTCAGCAGTGGAGTTGTGGTCGAGTTGAAGGCGGTCAAAGGACTCAATAAGGACCATGAGCGACAATTATTGAATTACATGCGTGTGACGAGGAAAGCTGTCGGCTATCTCATCAATTTTGGTCCACTCGACCAGTTGGAATGGAAGCGATATCTGATCAAAGAGTTTATCCCCGATGAAATATAAGCGTAAATAAGCGAAGATAAGTAGTCTCCGGCTCTGCCGGACAACGTGCTGGAAGGCCAGCCTAGCTGGCGACCGCTTATGTTCGCTCATTTGCGCTTATGCTTCTCAATGTGTGCTAATGAATGTCCATTAACGGTTCAAAGAGAATACATCATGGTTTGAGCGAAAGCTTTGAATCCCTTCGCGATCTTCCTAAGACGCAGGGAAACAGCTACTTCAACTGATTCATCAGATCGTCGAGCTTCACTTTGGCGCCGCAGGTGACGAGGTCGCCACCGCCGTAGTAGAGTTCGAGATTACCGTTGCCGAGGTCGATCGTGCCGTTGTGGAAGACGACATTCGGCATGAAGCCGCCTTCGCATTCGTAGGGCAGCTCGGGGATAAAGAAGGGCTCGTTGGAACGGGCGAGGACTTTCCAGGGCTTTTCCAAGTCGAGCAGGAGTAAGCCGAGGCAATAACGTGTGTTGTAGTCCGCCGCGTGGTAGAACGCGAGCCAGCCCTCTGAGGTCTTGATGGGGGCGCTGCCGGCACCGACGCGTTCGCAGTCCCAGTGGGCGCTGCGTGGGCCGATAACGTATTCATGACGTCCCCAGTCGAGCATGTTCTCCGAAGCAGCGGTCCAGATGGAGGGCTTACCCGTGTGGACGACGGCCGGGCGGTGAAAGACCTGAAAGCGCCCGTGGATTTTCTCAGGGAAGAGCGCGACGTCCTTGTTGTCCGGCCCGAAGATGATGCCCTTTCGCTCGAAGTGCTTGAAGTCGGTGGTCGTGATCAGTGCGGTGACCACGCCGAAGTCAGAAGCTGCGGTGTAATTGATATAGTAAGTTCCTTCGATTTCAGTGATCCGGGCGTCCTCGATACCGAAGGCCTCGTAGGGCCCGACCGGGAAGATGCTGGGCTTATCGTCGATGGTGAAATTCAATCCGTCGTCCGAGGTGGCGATACGGAAGTGACTGAGACTGGTTAGGTAGATCGTGCCTTTGTGCTTGAAGAAACGCGGATCGGAGAGCTCCAGGTCAGGGTCATCCAGTTTGAACTGTTGGATGTGCACCTCGCCGGTTTCCGGATCGAAGATCGGGGTGGCCACGCAGCCTTCATCCGGTATCGCTTTTTCCGCAACGCGGAGGAGTAGGAGGCGTTTGCCGTTGAATCGCGTGGCCCCGGGATTGAAGGCACACATGATTTCGACGTCCGGGCGGGACGGCTTGATATTGTCCGGAGTGAAGAGCGGGTTGGTGGGAAGACGTTCGATGTTCATGTGAAGTGGTTGTTAGTTGCTTGTTGAAAGTTGAATGTTGTTCGGACCCCGGTTCTGAGAACCGAGGCCACGTGGGAAACCATGGGCGGATCGTTAAGGATAACGATCCCTACCTTTTGGTTTGAATTTTTATCGCGTCGCTCTGGCCTTTCAGTCATGTGGTCAGCACAGCGCTGGGATCGATGGATTCGTGAATAGAACCGTCGACATTAATCTCGGTCGGTTGTGAGACGTCGCAACTTTGGATACGGATGCTGCCTTGTCCTTCGGCGTGGATCGATAGCTGGCCATCTTTCAGGTTGAGGACGACGGAAGGGCCGTCGCTTTCCAGCTTTAGTTCGTCGGTAGTGAGGCTGCCGGCTGCCAGTAGCACCCAGCGGGTTGTATCCGGTCTTTGTAGGTAGGCGCCGAAGCTGCCTGCGAATGAAAGCTGATCGTTGTTCCAGGTCAGACCGTCGCGTTGGAACCATAGGAAGTCCTCATTGGCTGCCTCGGTGATGTGGCTACCGATGATCTGCTCGCCTTGTTTCAGGGATTCGCATTTGAAGTCAGAGGTCGCTCCGGCCTCGAGCGGCTTGAGCGCGGCCAAGTAGCTCGTTTGATTGGAGCCACTCAGCTGCAAATGCTGCATGGCAAACCACTCGTCGGGTGTGCCGGAGTAATAGGAAACGGGTATCTTCTCGCTTTTCTGGGCGATAAAGGTCTGATCAGGAAGGATGACTTGAAGGTCCAGTCCAAAGCGTCCGGGGAAACGGAAGCCATTGTTTTCCATCGCCTGAGGGGCTTCGCCCGCGACTTGAATGTGCCAGTGTGATTTTACGGTCTGGGCGTGTTGTAGGTCGTCGTGGATAATGAGATAGTCGTCATCGATCCAGGTGAAGCAGCGAGAGACCGCGGGTTGTTCGATCTCGAAGCGACGGTAGCATTCCTCGACAAGTGTGTGGCGGCAGTCGTCATTGAGGAAAACGGGATCGCCCGGTTTGAGAATGACCGGGTGCACGCCCTGGCAAAACTGAATCCCTTCAGCATCGAAGTGTCGTTCGACATGTCCTGAGGACAGTGGCATGTGCACGTCATGGAAGGAGAGGGTGTTGTGACGCCATGTCTCGCCGGCTTCACCACCGTCGAAGACTAAAGGGATGCCCTTGGCAAAGTAGATGAAGCTGCCTTGGGAACGCTGGTAGCGATAGCCCCCCGGTCCTTGATATGTTAAGAGATAGCTTTCATCGGATTGGTTCACTTGATTGCGGAAGACCGCACCGAAGCCTTCCAGACGTCGGCCGGTCGGCTTCACGGTTAATGTGGACGGCAAGTCGTCTGCTTCGAAATTACAGAAGAACAGCGGAAGGTTACCGAAATTGGCAGAAGTGAACTCGGAATGCGGTCCGGTTTCCGGGCCGTTGTTTTCCCAGGAGCCTTGCCCCAACAGGCGTTGCCCATCGGCGTTGGCGGCAAAGTAGGCCTGCTTGAGCTCCTCGGCGAATTCCGGATCCGACGTCTCGTAGAGCTTGCTGATGAATGCATAGTGCTCGGAGAGCCAGCGTCCGATGCCAGCATGGTCACCCACGGGCGGCACTTTGCGCACTTTATCAGCTGCAGCGTAGCTCTCGGCGTCGCCGGCGTGCATGACTTGGTAGTCGACCGGATGCGGCGGCGTGAGCAGATGGATGCCCCAGCGGAGGAAGTCCTTTAAGCGCGGGATTTCGTTGATGTCGATCAAGCCCTTGTGGGCGAGGTGGAAGATCAGATTGATCCGGCAGCGCGAGGCGTGCAGGTAGTAGCAGGCCGGGTTCTCATACCAGCGGCCACTGCCCGGAGTGCAATAGGCGAGCAGGGCGCTTTGGTTGCGTTCGATGACGTGCTGGGTGAATTTCTCCGCATCCGGATGTCCGAGGAAGACCAGCCCGATCGCACCGACAATGTCGACCCGGTCGGCTTCGAAGTTGGCGTTACGACCACCATACTTCCAATTCATGAAGTCCGGCTCCATAAACATGTGGGCCATGAGGATGAAGTGTGCGCGGATACGGCGTTCCTCCTTCTTCGTAAAGACACCGCTGGGGGCGAGACAGTCGTATTCTTCGACTGCGGTTGTGATGCTGCGTCCGCCAACCGGTGAATACATGTCGCCCCAATCACGCCCAAGAAGCGTCATCTTGGACCGGATATTCACCTCCTCGGTCAACTGAATCCGTTTTTTCCAAGCCAGCATGGGGTCGGCGTCGATGGCAAAGACCACTCCGTCACGGGGGCCCGGTGTTTTTTCTTCTGATTGTATCTTTTGCCACAAACCGGAAAAAGGACCGGATTGTGCCTTCTTGCGCAGGTGGATCAAATCCTTGCGTTCGGTGATGAGGTGAGGTCGCTCGACTTGATCCGGTTCATCAAAGTGCCAGTCTTTAAGCTCCTGCAGGCGCGGGGAGGAATAGGCGTGTTGAATGCGTCCGAGAGCTTTATCATGTCCATCATTCTGGTCGAAGGATGACACCAGCAGGCCCCAGTGACGAGTGCCTTCAAAGAAGGGAAAGCGGAAATAAGCGTCGGCGTCGGCCGAGCTGTGAGCTGAAATCATAGAGACGGTTGACCCCACCATTTCCGGGTAAGGCCATTCGAGTTCGCGGTTTCGTGTTCCATCGCGGTCCAGGGGACCCTTGGAGTAGGACTCGAACAGCTTGTCGTCCCATTGCCCGCGCAGGCGGCTGAAGACGCCGATGTAGTCCTTTTTCTCGAGCCCCTCCGGAGTCATGGCACAGGCAAAGCCATTGGGCGGGATCCACCAGGCGATGGATTCCTGAAGTTGGGCCAGTGTGCTGTCTTTCGCTTCGATTTGAGTCCAATGGCGAGAGCCGTTTTCGACACACCAATGCAGGTAGCTGCGTCCACCGGAAAACTCGCGAAGGGAAAACTCAAAAGCGGCGTCGGCTGCAGTCGTGCGCTCTTCGGCCAGTAGCAGCGCTTGTCCGGCGAGTGCGGTGAATGAGAGTGAGAGTTGGCTGTCGTCACTCAGTCGGTAGTCGTGTGCGACTGTGACCAGAATCGGACCTGTCTCGACGATACATGACGATTGCTCTGAGATCTGGACACCCTCGGGGAGTTGAAAGCGTCCCTCTCCGCGCCAGAGGGCGTCGACACCCTTGACTGCTAAGAGCGGTGCTGTCCCGATGGCCGCCTCGGGCCCGGGCATGCGGAAGCTGGCACAACCTGTATCGATTTGTAGGATACCATCCGAGTCGGTTTCGATTTGGATCGATGTGGCCGGATCGGTGGGTGTGTAGTCCCTCGACTCCGATTGATAAACTGCAATGACCCGTTGCTGATTCCGGGGTAGTCCTGTCAACAGGCAGACTTCGTTCCGGGCATTGATTTGAAAGGGATGATCTTCCTCGGATTCAATACGCACACGCAGAGAGCCCGATGTGGAATCCATCGGTAGCGTTAATAGCTGGGTGGGGAAATCATAGTAGAATGGGTTTTCGAGAGTCCACTCGGCGCATTTGATCCATTGTGTGCCGTTAGCTTCAAACTGATTTGGATGGGGGGATTCGATTGCTTTGGCGGGTGCACTGGTCCATTTCTCGATGGTCAGTGTGCCGAGTTCGGTATGACCTGCCTGTTCGATTTGAATGCCGCGGGTTAAGAATCGTGTCGGTAAGGCGTGTTGGAGCGGGTCCATCGTGACCGCGAGAAAGTCGTGCACGCCTACGGGCACATCTTGAATCGAGAAGTGACCTTTGGCGTCGGTCCTTGCTGTCATTTTTCGCATCGGGCCGATGCGGGGGGCGAAGTCCATGGCTGACGAAGTGAAAGTGTCCGGATCGGGGACTTCGACTTCGACCTTGAGGCCAAGGGTTACTGTGGCCCCGGCGACCGGACTGCCGTCGGGCCATTGAATGGTTCCGCTGAGACTACTGCCCGGATTGGGCGGGAATTCGGGCACTTCCAGTGGCTTCGGATTGTCGTAGGGCCCGCGTCCTTGTTCCGCATGGGCGTGGTCGACTTGTTCTTCCTGGTCGGGGGTCTGTGCCAATTTACGGGCTTCGATCAAAGCTTCCGCGGAAAGTTTACGGTATTTAGCAATATACTCATCCCAGCTGTAACCCTGCCCGGCTTCTTCGGAAAGACGGTAGTGATTCTCGCTGGCTAGGGTTCGGAGATCCTGAGCGAGCCTCAAGCTGCTCTCGAATTGGCGCTTGGCCAGGGCTTCGCTGTGGTTCTCCAGGAGTTCGCGTGCACCCTTGAAGTCGGCGAGATTGACGAGTGCATCGTGTAGGATGAGGAGCACCTCATCTTTGGGCTCCGTGTCTTCGGCTAGAAGCTGGAGTCCGATTCGGCGGGCGGTTTCAAAGTGACCGGCGGCCAACTTTTCACAGAGTAAAGATAAATTCATTGTGCCTTTCCTGCATAGCAGATGCTTTCGATGCGAAGCTCGGCTGAGTCGTCGGCGCCATCCCAGACCGGTTCGATCTTGAGTGTGTGCGGTCCGTCTTCCAAATCATCGGCGATCAGGTTCCAGATAAACAACCTGCCGCTCCCCTTTTTGACCGGTGCAAAACGATCGCTGGCCATGTGCCAGGTGGTTTGATCT contains the following coding sequences:
- a CDS encoding beta strand repeat-containing protein, which codes for MKTVYPLASALLLTVSATYALDGTWDTANSDPDYTGNWSDSINWSGGTIASGTDATATIEYFTASGSGGANDATISLDSPFTIGNIIANGSGSGSTHNFTINGPSTLTMDVSSGAASITTNLSNGRDLTVNVILAGNDGLDLSATSDGDLVLGGANTYEGATTVDDGIIHVTSNTAFGATSGVAGSDTTTITSANGAIRVGDGVVLDAGETIHTTGSGGSSSFGAILAMDGDTAEVAGNIVMDGSTRFGTQGGATLELSGVISGAGGQNLSLSHDNDSATQGTLILSGANTYTGSTFIYRGTMQLADGDNRLPTSTVVQLGQVSSDSTLDLNGTDQSLDGIFNNQAGASTRTLTNTDNGNASVLTLTGSTDRSMMAGGDDDTIITGNLSLIQAGNSNFTLAETNTFTGDVTVNAGTVTLADGASMTVYIGANGVNNGFLGTANLALDGLLIFDLSGADATAGNSWTIIGAGVAESYGATFAVQDFTESEAGVWTLGDYTFTESTGVLTISAIPEPSAFAAILGGFCFLFIAKRPRRA
- a CDS encoding carboxypeptidase-like regulatory domain-containing protein, producing MNLSLLCEKLAAGHFETARRIGLQLLAEDTEPKDEVLLILHDALVNLADFKGARELLENHSEALAKRQFESSLRLAQDLRTLASENHYRLSEEAGQGYSWDEYIAKYRKLSAEALIEARKLAQTPDQEEQVDHAHAEQGRGPYDNPKPLEVPEFPPNPGSSLSGTIQWPDGSPVAGATVTLGLKVEVEVPDPDTFTSSAMDFAPRIGPMRKMTARTDAKGHFSIQDVPVGVHDFLAVTMDPLQHALPTRFLTRGIQIEQAGHTELGTLTIEKWTSAPAKAIESPHPNQFEANGTQWIKCAEWTLENPFYYDFPTQLLTLPMDSTSGSLRVRIESEEDHPFQINARNEVCLLTGLPRNQQRVIAVYQSESRDYTPTDPATSIQIETDSDGILQIDTGCASFRMPGPEAAIGTAPLLAVKGVDALWRGEGRFQLPEGVQISEQSSCIVETGPILVTVAHDYRLSDDSQLSLSFTALAGQALLLAEERTTAADAAFEFSLREFSGGRSYLHWCVENGSRHWTQIEAKDSTLAQLQESIAWWIPPNGFACAMTPEGLEKKDYIGVFSRLRGQWDDKLFESYSKGPLDRDGTRNRELEWPYPEMVGSTVSMISAHSSADADAYFRFPFFEGTRHWGLLVSSFDQNDGHDKALGRIQHAYSSPRLQELKDWHFDEPDQVERPHLITERKDLIHLRKKAQSGPFSGLWQKIQSEEKTPGPRDGVVFAIDADPMLAWKKRIQLTEEVNIRSKMTLLGRDWGDMYSPVGGRSITTAVEEYDCLAPSGVFTKKEERRIRAHFILMAHMFMEPDFMNWKYGGRNANFEADRVDIVGAIGLVFLGHPDAEKFTQHVIERNQSALLAYCTPGSGRWYENPACYYLHASRCRINLIFHLAHKGLIDINEIPRLKDFLRWGIHLLTPPHPVDYQVMHAGDAESYAAADKVRKVPPVGDHAGIGRWLSEHYAFISKLYETSDPEFAEELKQAYFAANADGQRLLGQGSWENNGPETGPHSEFTSANFGNLPLFFCNFEADDLPSTLTVKPTGRRLEGFGAVFRNQVNQSDESYLLTYQGPGGYRYQRSQGSFIYFAKGIPLVFDGGEAGETWRHNTLSFHDVHMPLSSGHVERHFDAEGIQFCQGVHPVILKPGDPVFLNDDCRHTLVEECYRRFEIEQPAVSRCFTWIDDDYLIIHDDLQHAQTVKSHWHIQVAGEAPQAMENNGFRFPGRFGLDLQVILPDQTFIAQKSEKIPVSYYSGTPDEWFAMQHLQLSGSNQTSYLAALKPLEAGATSDFKCESLKQGEQIIGSHITEAANEDFLWFQRDGLTWNNDQLSFAGSFGAYLQRPDTTRWVLLAAGSLTTDELKLESDGPSVVLNLKDGQLSIHAEGQGSIRIQSCDVSQPTEINVDGSIHESIDPSAVLTT
- a CDS encoding GxxExxY protein yields the protein MNENREYMGSVGYTLIGAAFEVHREQGGGLSEEIYHESLEMELGFRSIPFVSKQELSVYYKGHILEKKFVPDLYVSSGVVVELKAVKGLNKDHERQLLNYMRVTRKAVGYLINFGPLDQLEWKRYLIKEFIPDEI
- a CDS encoding glycoside hydrolase family 130 protein, with the protein product MNIERLPTNPLFTPDNIKPSRPDVEIMCAFNPGATRFNGKRLLLLRVAEKAIPDEGCVATPIFDPETGEVHIQQFKLDDPDLELSDPRFFKHKGTIYLTSLSHFRIATSDDGLNFTIDDKPSIFPVGPYEAFGIEDARITEIEGTYYINYTAASDFGVVTALITTTDFKHFERKGIIFGPDNKDVALFPEKIHGRFQVFHRPAVVHTGKPSIWTAASENMLDWGRHEYVIGPRSAHWDCERVGAGSAPIKTSEGWLAFYHAADYNTRYCLGLLLLDLEKPWKVLARSNEPFFIPELPYECEGGFMPNVVFHNGTIDLGNGNLELYYGGGDLVTCGAKVKLDDLMNQLK